In a genomic window of Wyeomyia smithii strain HCP4-BCI-WySm-NY-G18 chromosome 1, ASM2978416v1, whole genome shotgun sequence:
- the LOC129718978 gene encoding EP300-interacting inhibitor of differentiation 3, producing METEEVQTKMMRSLRKQKYKQLLEEGAELGLRAETADPVETFQAVTNILEASNALQSEGRVKDRAENATEVLMDAQVLKMSHDVVHAAMQKMGNSEFSDDELVAVILSKFDSEQESENWSKITREAASVFRISKHSQSLYGTFEPDPVVTEKVVKQRAQRQKADFGQAKKPETVAKLQKKEKSGQKLNLIFNQIVRIYEQQRAPIPYFKLILDPDDFMNTVDNAFQISFLIRDGRVALEGKDYQDPVVRPTTQKENEQAPQMETTQAILGLNPRKWRDMIERYDMTEPMLVLNRDELDATQQSQA from the exons ATGGAAACCGAAGAAGTTCAAACCAAAATGATGCGCTCGCTGCGCAAGCAAAAGTACAAACAGCTGCTGGAGGAAGGTGCCGAACTGGGGCTACGAGCAGAAACGGCCGACCCGGTGGAAACGTTTCAGGCCGTGACGAACATTCTCGAGGCCAGCAATGCGCTGCAGAGCGAGGGTCGCGTCAAAGATCGGGCCGAAAATGCCACCGAGGTGCTGATGGATGCCCAGGTTCTCAAGATGAGTCACGATGTGGTTCACGCGGCAATGCAGAAAATGGGCAACTCTGAGTTTTCGGACGATGAACTAGTGGCGGTTATC CTTTCCAAATTTGACTCAGAACAGGAATCAGAGAATTGGAGTAAAATCACGCGCGAAGCAGCGTCCGTTTTCCGCATCAGTAAGCACAGCCAATCGCTTTACGGTACCTTCGAGCCGGACCCTGTCGTCACCGAAAAGGTCGTCAAACAACGCGCCCAACGGCAAAAGGCCGACTTCGGCCAGGCTAAAAAGCCGGAAACAGTGGCCAAATTGCAAAAGAAGGAAAAAAGTGGTCAAAAGCTGAATCTAATTTTCAATCAAATCGTACGGATATACGAGCAACAGCGGGCACCGATTCCGTACTTCAAACTGATTCTCGATCCAGATGATTTTATGAACACGGTGGATAATGCTTTCCAGATTTCGTTTCTGATACGAGACGGCCGGGTTGCGCTGGAGGGAAAGGATTACCAGGATCCCGTGGTAAGGCCAACCACGCAGAAGGAAAACGAGCAAGCGCCACAGATGGAAACGACCCAGGCCATACTGGGGTTGAATCCACGCAAATGGAGAGACATGATAGAGCGGTACGACATGACGGAACCCATGCTTGTACTGAACCGAGATGAACTGGACGCTACACAGCAATCACAAGCGTAA